From the genome of Fusarium fujikuroi IMI 58289 draft genome, chromosome FFUJ_chr06:
TGGTGGAGTTGCGGTATGACCCACGACGGCTTTGCGCGTTGACGATCGGCTGCGGGAccggaagagaagagaaagttATGGGGCTTTGCAGGAGGTGGACCGAGAGAAAGCGAAAATGCAGAGTGCAGAGAAGCAGgggaggatcttgaggatgTTTCTATATGAAGTATGGAATGTGAAGCAGGGAATCATATGACGTGGACGGCTTGTAGGACCAGTGTTGGATATTCATCTTCACATGCTCAGGTCTACTCTATATCAGAGTGAAAATGAGAGACATGGGCTTGTATCACTGTATGCCCCGACACAAACGAGAGTCCGAGTGTCTGGGGGTGGCCCGGCATGATGCCCGTCTCTAGTCTCTAGTGTCTCTCACTCGTCTAGCCTCTGTGTTTCCATCAGCTCAGGAACAGCACAAGTCGGCGGGTTACGGAACAAACAAACCGAAAGGAATAAGCAGTCTATCGATCTGGCACTGCAGGGCAGGGACTGACATTTCTGCCTCTACACCTCTTTTGACACCAACGAGTTAGAAGGGGTCTAGCAGGGTTGGTCCCACGTCACTCAGGCGAGCAACAGGGGTTAATTGGGACTTGGCTTTTGGGCGGCCCGCTCTCACGTTGCTGCGCCTTTtttctgtctgtctgttTGTCGGTCCGTCCGCTGGCGTTTACAACTGTACGCCGAGCTCTGTTTCTCTGTAGGTAGGATTGCACAAGACTTGAAGCCTTACCACAGCAGCTGAATAATGTACTCACAATACCGACCGAGTGATATTCATGATCAGAGTCTCAAGTTTATTATGCTTCACGGTATCCACGTGTCAAACATCAAGTGGGACACAAATACCGATCGATGCATTGTACATAACCCATCCATGCGTGCATACGTCGACCCGTCAATAGCTGAACCTGATATGCAAATCATCCAAGGTCTCATTTTTCGTCCGTTCTTTTTCGCACTGATCCAGCAGTCACAGACCAGTTTCACAGAGCGCCTAAaatcactcactcacttcaATCGCGGGGGTGATCCCAGCGTCTGAAACACAGACCTCTTTTCTTGTACGCCGGGTCTTCCCGTGGCTAGATTTGACGCCGTCGCTGAAAATGGGGTTCTGTTACGAGAGAAATCGTGAATGGGGTAGAGGTCTTGGCGAGCGCTTGAGCCTGTTGACAGTCCCCAGAAATGGAAGATGCATGACAACTCACGTATTTTacctgtgcctgtgcctgaaTCATCGAGAACCTATCATCAGTGTATTTTGCAGCATGTGAAAGATAAGATGCGCTGCCGAGGGTCTCATCCAGATCAGATTTCTGTGCATCTGATGCAATAAAACGACAACACCCTCTTTTTGCATGACCATTCCTTGTCGTGGCAGAGTAATCTCGTGTTGCACATGATAACTTTGGGGGGTTCTTGGGGTGCCACGCCCAGGAACGAAAAAAGAGAGCATCCAACAGCCACCTACGAGCTGTGCCTCTCCCAAGCTGCAAGTTAATCTCCAGCCACCAACAAATCACTGCATGTTCCAAaaccctttcttttttacaAACGCCTATCTCTTCCTTATGCCCATTAAGAGACACTGGCTAAGACAGATGATGCGCCCGACATCGGAACCAATAGAGTCGTATCGATTGCGAAAATTGAACTTCACATGTCCTTTTAGAATGTGACGCTATTTATGCAGCTTGACGATCCGTGGCTTGGTCAGGTGCACGAGTGAAGCCGGTTACGGATGGGTGATCGGCAGAGAGTGCTAAGAATGGCAGTGGGTGAGGAAGAATATTGATACGGGCTGAGACATTGGACGCCTTGCAGGTGATGAGTTGGTCGTTTGAGTTGGCGACGTCGGTCAATGCGCTTACGCTTGGGAGTTGCGTCATGACATTCGGTGAGGGCCTTGGGGAGGATATTACGAATACAATGGGGATGGATTGAGGTCTCGGCTTTCTgggcatcttggccttgagcatGAAGCAGAGCCAACAGTCAGGACGGCGGCATCTCGATAATTAGGGACAATTCGTGGGGTCTTGGTGGCTGGTCTCTCGGCCTGGTCAGCGTATTCCCTTTCATAAGTGTTGCCCAGAGGTAAGATGCAGAAGGCTTCAGATGTCCAATCAATGGAAACTGCCTTGACCGCATCGATGTTGTTTAGCATGCTGCTCAGGGGACGAAAAAGAGCTTGACACCTGGATCCTAAGcaataaaaatatttaggtagaTTGAGTATTAGCTAAGAGGACTCTTTAccgagtttattttggccTTCATTTCATGGTCTAAagtcttcttgcttcctgaCGAAAACTGCATAATGGTCTCAAGCAAGTTAGATACTCGATGTACCCTGTTGGACACCGTATACGAGCTATCCAATCGCCGACAAGATATTATTCGGAGAGCTTCACTTCGTAAACCCATCTCTCAAAGACTCAAACCACGATAGTATAGGGTAATGCTCCAAAAATAGCATCATCACAAAGCTGAGATTAAGTTCAGCCGTCTCAATGCAGAAGATCATTCTACCAATTGAACACAGCCAAAATACTGTGGTCGCTCATCGTCAATGTCCTTCGAGACTCTTCGTGGCTGAGTCCATTTGAGCAAGATTCCCTCCCTCCACCAATTACGACCCGGCCCATCCGGAGATTTCGCATCACGTAATCTAACCTTACCCTGTTGACCAAGCCAGTTCTCATTCCAATACGAGGAATCtcacttcctcctcttcttcttgttatcGTTATGGATTTGTTAAGAAGACACGGCGGTCATGGGCACGGTcacgaagaggaggagcatGGCCACGGTCATGGGCATCAGAGCGAGGATTCAGTGAGACAGCACTTTCTCGCATGTCTGTACTGGTAtgtcttggcgatgatggtgataATTGGTTCTGTCTCACGGTTAATCTCTATTTTAATCGCTAAACAACGGTATGTTGACTCGAAAAACGTGGAAATAAGGCTGAGACATTGTAGGATAAAGAGGAGAGATGCTGGGGCCAGTTCGGATACGTCAATCTCGGCGGTAGAGAAATTGGTTGATGCACCGAAGGCTCTTGTATCAAGAGTATTTCGACTTCCAGTCCGGTCAGCGACGTTGCCAGTTCGCAAGACAATTGTCATTGTCGCGTACACAGCGTTCGTGGCGGGTCTTGTAACTTACAAGTCCATTCACCACGATGCCAATTTCCACGAGCGCATTGCGTTTCGCGCAGCTTGGATAACTGCGACACAGACTTCACTACCCTTCCTCCTAGCTGTGCGCGTCAACCCAATTGGTCTGTTACTTGGAACTTCGTACGAGAGGCTCAATTGGTTCCACAGATGGGCATCAAGGGTCTTCTTCGCAAGCGCAACCATCCACGGCGGCTTCTTCGCATGGGAATGGCTAGCcgccagcttcttctggaccGAGGTCAAGACCGTCAAGATGGTACTACCGGGCATTGGAGCGTGGTTCATCTTAGCTTGGACGGTTGTGTCGACGCTGCCCTTCTTCCGACGTATGAAGTACGAACTCTTCGTGGTACAGCACATCATCTCAGTCGTACTACTTCTCGTCTTTTTGGTCCTCCACGTTCCAGACCATCACCTCTTCAGCATCTGGTGCGCCGTGGGCGTTTTTGCATATGATGTAGTAACACGCTCGGCGAACCCGATCTGGCGGAACCTGCGGCTTCGGGTTTCGGCGAATCCATCTGTGCGATACGCATACGACGCCAGTATCCAAGCAGTCGACGACGAATTAACCACCATGACTATTCGA
Proteins encoded in this window:
- a CDS encoding related to ferric-chelate reductase, encoding MDLLRRHGGHGHGHEEEEHGHGHGHQSEDSVRQHFLACLYWIKRRDAGASSDTSISAVEKLVDAPKALVSRVFRLPVRSATLPVRKTIVIVAYTAFVAGLVTYKSIHHDANFHERIAFRAAWITATQTSLPFLLAVRVNPIGLLLGTSYERLNWFHRWASRVFFASATIHGGFFAWEWLAASFFWTEVKTVKMVLPGIGAWFILAWTVVSTLPFFRRMKYELFVVQHIISVVLLLVFLVLHVPDHHLFSIWCAVGVFAYDVVTRSANPIWRNLRLRVSANPSVRYAYDASIQAVDDELTTMTIRNVGFSWKPGQHVLIWLPTLRWETPHPFTIANIPDSEGKSQSQDIQLTIKTKTGLTRDLNDWARRTGLRGDNGSARVMLTGPFGAAPNWKQYENVVLVAASTGGSFTTPVLEDLLSTQSPGCVRKINALYIVRRRAHAEPYLQRISHVLSRAKEMGISVNVQVAVTKGAGTISDAVLRDDANASHERLIEEPTRGPSVELERFSIDSSAASESGREEQLLKEEMDFDGAHASAIEHTEGRPEIATFIRTAVGSVPGNVAVAVCGGDAIEKVVKTSVALMKRERRRDGADVGDIYLHVERSDI